The following are encoded together in the Streptomyces sp. NBC_00341 genome:
- a CDS encoding HNH endonuclease family protein produces the protein MVPALGVAAVLALAGCDPEKITSGAESPGTGSNGGGGPVTGFGARPLDNADGTKAGLAPLTSDRDRAAARKVIEKVATKGRGPKTGYERDKFGYAWKDSVDGVPLSHNGCDTRNDLLARDGKKVVLRSGSKCVVVSMTLKDPYTGKAIEWRKQQATKVQIDHVMPLSYDWQMGAAHWNEAKRQQIANDPLNLIPVDGPANNAKRDSGPASWLPPYKPVRCSYALRFAQVSLKYELPVTTADKKVMLELCGG, from the coding sequence ATGGTGCCCGCCCTCGGCGTGGCCGCTGTGCTGGCCCTGGCGGGCTGCGACCCCGAGAAGATCACCTCCGGTGCCGAGTCGCCCGGCACCGGCTCGAACGGCGGCGGCGGCCCGGTCACCGGCTTCGGCGCCAGGCCGCTCGACAACGCCGACGGTACGAAGGCCGGCCTGGCACCCCTCACCTCCGACCGGGACCGGGCGGCGGCCCGGAAGGTCATCGAGAAGGTGGCCACCAAGGGGCGCGGCCCGAAGACCGGATACGAACGGGACAAGTTCGGGTACGCCTGGAAGGACTCCGTCGACGGCGTGCCGCTCTCCCACAACGGCTGCGACACCCGCAACGACCTGCTGGCCAGGGACGGCAAGAAGGTCGTGCTCAGGTCGGGTTCGAAGTGCGTGGTCGTCTCGATGACCCTCAAGGACCCGTACACCGGCAAGGCCATCGAGTGGCGCAAGCAGCAGGCGACCAAGGTCCAGATCGACCACGTCATGCCGCTGTCGTACGACTGGCAGATGGGCGCCGCCCACTGGAACGAGGCCAAGCGGCAGCAGATCGCCAACGACCCGCTCAACCTCATCCCGGTGGACGGTCCGGCCAACAACGCCAAGCGCGACTCGGGCCCGGCGTCCTGGCTGCCGCCGTACAAGCCGGTCCGGTGCTCGTACGCGCTCCGGTTCGCCCAGGTCTCGCTGAAGTACGAACTCCCGGTCACGACGGCCGACAAAAAGGTCATGCTGGAGCTGTGCGGCGGCTGA
- a CDS encoding TetR/AcrR family transcriptional regulator, with the protein MTSTRTYHHGDLRRAVLTAALDVIRTEGPGALSLRDLARRAGVSHAAPAHHFKDRTGLLTAIATEGYELFADALADAPDLRERGVRYVRFATGHPAHFQVMFRPELFRAEDPDLVAAKDRASAELRTGVSGLPTARRGEDAGLAGMAAWSLAHGFATLLLSGNLGGAVGERDPEEVFRALTALMFEADGTN; encoded by the coding sequence ATGACCAGCACCCGCACCTACCACCACGGCGATCTGCGGCGGGCCGTCCTCACCGCCGCGCTCGACGTCATCCGCACCGAGGGCCCCGGCGCGCTGAGCCTGCGCGACCTGGCCCGCCGCGCCGGCGTCTCGCACGCCGCGCCCGCCCACCACTTCAAGGACCGCACGGGCCTGCTCACCGCCATCGCCACCGAGGGCTACGAGCTCTTCGCCGACGCCCTGGCCGACGCCCCGGACCTGCGGGAGCGCGGCGTGCGGTACGTACGGTTCGCCACCGGGCACCCGGCGCACTTCCAGGTGATGTTCCGGCCGGAGCTCTTCCGCGCGGAGGACCCGGACCTGGTGGCGGCGAAGGACCGGGCCTCGGCCGAACTGCGGACCGGAGTCAGCGGGCTCCCCACCGCCCGCCGCGGCGAGGACGCCGGGCTCGCGGGCATGGCCGCCTGGTCCCTGGCCCACGGCTTCGCCACGCTGCTGCTGAGCGGCAACCTGGGCGGCGCGGTGGGAGAGCGCGACCCGGAGGAGGTGTTCCGGGCGCTGACCGCCCTGATGTTCGAGGCGGACGGGACCAACTGA
- a CDS encoding SGNH/GDSL hydrolase family protein produces the protein MRTTHKSRRTAVTMLTAAALTLLPVAGGEALTGPAHAATAGPHGAASQRDHDHWQGGWATSPQAPAAPFAPNWSQQGFADQTVRQVVRVSTGGTRARVELSNRYGSTPLRITGATVGRTDNGASVRAGSLRQLSFGGHRSATVPAGAELTSDALPFRTEALESLTVTLYLAEPTGPATFHLISSSTSYRAQGDHRSDRAGTAFTETSDSSYYLTGVEVSGGRTARGNGVVAFGDSITDGVGSTLDADNRYPDELAERFAATGKPRSVVNQGIAGNQVTQDTDWAGEKAVARFRKDVLGEPGVGTVIVLEGINDIGAGGTGAVGTPSPEVSVAQLIAGHRSLIRQAHAKGIKAIGATLTPIGGSSYDSPANEAKRVAVNNWIRTSGEYDAVADLDNATADPADRTRIAPAYDSGDHLHPNDAGYHAMAGSLDLSGL, from the coding sequence ATGAGAACCACGCACAAATCACGGCGCACGGCTGTCACGATGCTGACCGCGGCCGCACTGACACTCCTGCCGGTCGCCGGCGGGGAGGCCCTCACCGGACCGGCACATGCCGCGACGGCCGGGCCCCACGGCGCCGCGTCACAGCGGGACCACGACCACTGGCAGGGCGGCTGGGCGACCTCGCCGCAGGCCCCGGCCGCGCCCTTCGCACCGAACTGGTCGCAGCAGGGCTTCGCGGACCAGACGGTGCGCCAGGTGGTACGGGTCAGCACCGGCGGGACCCGGGCCCGCGTCGAACTGTCCAACCGCTACGGCAGCACCCCGCTGCGGATCACCGGCGCGACCGTGGGCCGTACGGACAACGGGGCCTCGGTCAGGGCGGGTTCGCTCCGGCAGCTGTCCTTCGGGGGCCACCGCTCGGCGACCGTCCCGGCGGGCGCGGAACTGACCAGTGACGCCCTGCCGTTCAGGACCGAGGCCCTTGAGTCACTGACCGTCACGCTGTACCTGGCCGAGCCGACCGGCCCGGCCACCTTCCACCTGATCTCCTCGTCCACGAGCTACCGGGCGCAGGGCGACCACCGCTCCGACCGCGCGGGCACCGCGTTCACGGAGACCAGCGACTCCTCGTACTACCTGACCGGCGTCGAGGTCAGCGGCGGCCGGACGGCTCGCGGCAACGGGGTGGTGGCCTTCGGCGACTCCATCACCGACGGCGTCGGGTCCACCCTGGACGCGGACAACCGCTACCCCGACGAGCTGGCCGAGCGCTTCGCGGCCACCGGCAAGCCGCGCAGCGTCGTCAACCAGGGGATCGCCGGCAACCAGGTCACCCAGGACACGGACTGGGCCGGGGAGAAGGCGGTGGCCCGCTTCCGCAAGGACGTGCTCGGTGAACCCGGCGTGGGCACGGTCATCGTGCTGGAGGGCATCAACGACATCGGTGCCGGCGGCACGGGCGCCGTGGGCACTCCGAGCCCCGAGGTCTCCGTCGCCCAGCTGATCGCCGGACACCGCTCACTGATCCGCCAGGCCCACGCCAAGGGCATCAAGGCGATCGGCGCGACCCTCACCCCCATCGGGGGCTCGTCCTACGACAGCCCCGCCAACGAGGCCAAGCGCGTAGCCGTCAACAACTGGATCCGCACCTCCGGCGAGTACGACGCGGTGGCCGACCTGGACAACGCCACGGCCGACCCCGCGGACCGGACCAGGATCGCCCCCGCCTACGACTCGGGCGACCACCTGCACCCGAACGACGCGGGCTACCACGCGATGGCCGGGTCCCTGGACCTGAGCGGCCTCTGA
- a CDS encoding MFS transporter encodes MNGTDGAPAISRSVSLWRDRRFTRFWAGNSVSQFGDRITELALPLIAVGALNASANQVAWLTALIWTPNLLAILLGAWVDQQPRKRRLMILADLLRAGVLLSLPAAYALGAVTLAHLYAVAVLAGAAGVLFNTSYPPFFVRLVPRASYVDANSKLSTSRSASYVVGPAIGGALVQALTAPVAIVVDALTFLASAVLIGRIPDDEPPPATRDKDASSLARRAGEGLRFVVRHPVLRASLGCAATVNFFTFVAGSGLLVLFASRSLGLSAGTIGLALGVGATGALLGAVCAPAISRRLGVGRSIVAGAVLFPAPIAIAAAADGPVWLRAGALAGAEFLSGFGVMLFDINLNSLQASVIPDGMRSRVAGAYSTINYGIRPVGAVVGGLLATLVGLRPTLLVAAVGGALSVLWLLPSPIPGIRSLALDDAGSAVGGGDEESRSASRAADR; translated from the coding sequence GTGAACGGCACGGACGGGGCCCCCGCCATATCGCGGTCGGTGTCGCTGTGGCGGGACCGGCGGTTCACGCGGTTCTGGGCGGGCAACTCCGTCTCGCAGTTCGGTGACCGGATCACCGAACTGGCCCTGCCCCTGATCGCCGTCGGCGCGCTGAACGCCTCGGCCAACCAGGTGGCCTGGCTGACCGCGCTCATCTGGACCCCCAACCTGCTCGCGATCCTTCTGGGCGCCTGGGTCGACCAACAGCCCCGCAAACGCCGCCTGATGATCCTCGCGGACCTCCTGCGCGCGGGAGTCCTCCTGAGTCTGCCGGCCGCCTACGCGCTCGGCGCGGTGACGCTCGCGCACCTGTACGCCGTGGCGGTGCTGGCGGGCGCGGCCGGGGTGCTGTTCAACACCTCCTACCCGCCGTTCTTCGTACGCCTCGTCCCGCGCGCCTCCTACGTGGATGCGAACAGCAAGCTCAGCACCAGCCGTTCGGCGTCGTACGTCGTGGGCCCCGCGATCGGCGGCGCTCTGGTCCAGGCGCTCACCGCCCCCGTGGCCATCGTGGTGGACGCGCTGACCTTCCTGGCCTCCGCGGTGCTGATCGGCAGGATCCCGGACGACGAACCGCCGCCGGCCACCAGGGACAAGGACGCGTCCTCCCTGGCGCGGCGCGCCGGGGAAGGCCTCCGGTTCGTCGTGCGTCACCCGGTGCTGCGGGCCTCGCTCGGCTGCGCGGCCACCGTCAACTTCTTCACGTTCGTGGCGGGCAGCGGCCTGCTCGTGCTGTTCGCCAGCCGGAGCCTGGGCCTCTCGGCGGGCACGATCGGCCTCGCGCTCGGAGTGGGGGCGACCGGCGCCCTGCTCGGCGCGGTGTGCGCCCCCGCGATCTCGCGCCGGCTGGGAGTGGGGCGCAGCATCGTCGCGGGCGCCGTCCTGTTCCCGGCGCCGATCGCCATCGCGGCAGCGGCGGACGGCCCCGTCTGGCTCCGCGCGGGGGCGCTGGCCGGGGCGGAGTTCCTGTCCGGCTTCGGCGTCATGCTGTTCGACATCAACCTCAACTCCCTCCAGGCATCGGTGATCCCCGACGGGATGCGCAGCCGCGTCGCGGGGGCGTACAGCACGATCAACTACGGCATCCGCCCCGTGGGCGCGGTCGTGGGCGGCCTGCTCGCCACCCTCGTGGGCCTGAGGCCGACCCTCCTCGTCGCCGCCGTCGGGGGAGCCCTGTCGGTGCTCTGGCTGCTGCCCTCACCGATACCGGGCATCCGCTCCCTGGCCCTGGACGACGCTGGGAGCGCGGTCGGTGGCGGGGACGAAGAGAGCCGATCCGCGTCCCGAGCGGCAGACCGGTGA
- a CDS encoding helix-turn-helix transcriptional regulator: protein MDSGNRMGDLEITDPQTMRALAHPVRLAILERLGRDGPATATELAPDVGATPSVTSWHLRHLATFGLVRDSAPGPDRRSRRWEAVARGFRFEESQDPADDEGRSAARELSRQMFLRYADAPVRWSAEVEPGLDPAWRRAAGLANTRIRVSAEELAAIQDGIERVLAPYVTRDPADRPDGSRDVVLMRYALPEGDGEPDEGPAERTP, encoded by the coding sequence ATGGACTCCGGTAACCGCATGGGCGACCTCGAAATCACCGACCCGCAGACGATGCGCGCCCTGGCGCACCCGGTGCGCCTCGCGATCCTCGAACGGCTGGGCCGGGACGGTCCGGCGACCGCCACCGAGCTGGCGCCGGACGTCGGGGCGACCCCTTCGGTGACCAGCTGGCACCTGCGTCACCTCGCGACGTTCGGCCTGGTACGGGACAGCGCGCCCGGCCCCGACCGCCGCAGCCGGCGCTGGGAGGCCGTGGCGCGCGGATTCCGGTTCGAGGAGTCGCAGGACCCGGCGGACGACGAGGGCCGGTCGGCCGCCCGGGAGCTCTCACGGCAGATGTTCCTGCGCTACGCGGACGCCCCGGTCCGCTGGTCGGCCGAGGTCGAGCCCGGACTCGATCCCGCGTGGCGCAGGGCCGCCGGGCTCGCCAACACCCGGATCAGGGTCTCCGCGGAGGAACTCGCCGCCATCCAGGACGGGATCGAGCGCGTCCTCGCCCCGTACGTCACCCGCGACCCGGCCGACCGCCCGGACGGCAGCCGTGACGTCGTGCTGATGCGCTACGCCCTGCCGGAGGGCGACGGGGAACCGGACGAGGGCCCGGCGGAGCGGACGCCGTGA
- the mfd gene encoding transcription-repair coupling factor encodes MSLHGLLDVVVRDPALSEAVQAAGDSHRMHIDLVGPPAARPFAVAALARDAGRTVLAVTATGREAEDLAAALRTLLPPDTVAEFPSWETLPHERLSPRSDTVGRRLAVLRRLAHPRQDDPETGPVSVVVAPVRSVLQPQVKGLGDLEPVALRIGQSADLGETVEALAAAAYSRVELVEKRGEFAVRGGILDVFPPTEEHPLRVEFWGDDVEEIRYFKIADQRSLEIADHGLWAPPCRELLLTDQVRERAAALAEAHPELGELLNKIAEGIAVEGMESLAPVLVDEMELLIDVLPEGSMAVVCDPERVRTRAADLVATSQEFLQASWAATAGGGEAPIDVGAASLRGIADVRDRARELEMMWWSISPFAADDEVDEDTLKLRMHAPEAYRGDTARALADTKGWLADGWRTVYVTEGQGLASRTVEVLGGEGIPARLDPDLGEISPSLVHVSCGAIDYGFVDPELKLAVLTETDLTGQRTAIKDLGRMPARRRKSIDPLTLETGDYIVHEQHGVGRYIEMVQRTVQGATREYLLVEYAPAKRGQPGDRLYIPTDQLEQVTKYVGGEAPTLHRLGGADWTKTKARAKKAVKEIAGDLIKLYAARMAAPGHVFGPDTPWQRELEDAFPHAETPDQLSTIAEVKEDMEKSVPMDRLICGDVGYGKTEIAVRAAFKAVQDGKQVAVLVPTTLLVQQHFGTFTERYSQFPVNVRALSRFQSESQSKSTLEGLREGSVDLVIGTHRLFSAETKFKDLGLVIVDEEQRFGVEHKEQLKKLRANVDVLTMSATPIPRTLEMAVTGIREMSTITTPPEERHPVLTFVGPYEEKQIGAAIRRELLREGQAFYIHNRVESIDRAAARLREIVPEARIATAHGQMSEQALEQVVVDFWEKKFDVLVSTTIVESGIDISNANTLIVERGDNFGLSQLHQLRGRVGRGRDRGYAYFLYPPEKPLTETAHERLATIAQHTEMGAGMYVAMKDLEIRGAGNLLGGEQSGHIAGVGFDLYIRMVGEAVAGYRTALEGGAEEEEAPLEVKIELPVDAHIPHDYAPGERLRLQAYRSIASATSEDDIRAVREELTDRYGKLPEPVENLLLVAGLRMLARACGVSDIVLQGQNIRFAPVELRESQELRLKRLHPKTIIKPALHQILVPRPTAGRIGGKPVVGRELLAWTGEFLTTILGS; translated from the coding sequence ATGAGCCTGCACGGTCTGCTGGATGTCGTCGTACGTGACCCGGCACTGTCCGAAGCGGTGCAGGCCGCCGGGGACAGCCACCGGATGCACATCGACCTGGTGGGACCGCCTGCCGCCAGGCCCTTCGCGGTGGCCGCGCTGGCCAGGGACGCCGGGCGGACCGTGCTCGCCGTCACCGCCACCGGCCGCGAGGCCGAGGACCTCGCGGCGGCGCTGCGCACGCTGCTGCCGCCGGACACGGTCGCGGAGTTCCCGTCCTGGGAGACGCTGCCGCACGAGCGGCTCTCGCCCCGCTCCGACACCGTGGGCCGACGCCTCGCCGTGCTGCGGCGCCTGGCGCACCCCCGGCAGGACGACCCGGAGACCGGGCCGGTCTCCGTCGTCGTCGCACCGGTGCGGTCCGTGCTCCAGCCGCAGGTCAAGGGGCTCGGTGACCTGGAACCCGTGGCGCTGCGGATCGGCCAGAGCGCCGATCTCGGGGAGACGGTCGAGGCGCTCGCGGCCGCCGCGTACTCCCGGGTGGAGCTGGTCGAGAAGCGCGGCGAGTTCGCGGTGCGCGGCGGCATCCTGGACGTCTTCCCGCCGACCGAGGAACACCCCCTTCGGGTGGAGTTCTGGGGCGACGACGTCGAGGAGATCCGTTACTTCAAGATCGCCGACCAGCGGTCCCTGGAGATCGCGGACCACGGGCTGTGGGCGCCGCCCTGCCGTGAGCTGCTGCTGACGGACCAGGTCCGCGAGCGGGCCGCCGCCCTCGCGGAGGCACACCCCGAGCTGGGCGAACTCCTCAACAAGATCGCCGAGGGCATCGCGGTGGAGGGCATGGAGTCGCTCGCCCCGGTCCTCGTCGACGAGATGGAGCTGCTGATCGACGTGCTGCCCGAGGGCTCGATGGCCGTGGTCTGCGACCCCGAGCGGGTCCGCACCAGGGCCGCGGACCTGGTCGCCACCAGCCAGGAGTTCCTCCAGGCGTCGTGGGCGGCCACCGCGGGCGGCGGCGAGGCCCCGATCGACGTCGGCGCGGCCTCGCTGCGCGGCATCGCGGACGTCCGCGACCGGGCCCGCGAGCTGGAGATGATGTGGTGGTCGATCTCCCCGTTCGCCGCCGACGACGAGGTGGACGAGGACACCCTCAAGCTCCGGATGCACGCCCCGGAGGCGTACCGGGGCGACACCGCCCGCGCGCTCGCGGACACCAAGGGCTGGCTGGCCGACGGCTGGCGCACGGTGTACGTCACCGAGGGCCAGGGCCTCGCCTCCCGTACCGTCGAGGTGCTGGGCGGGGAGGGCATCCCGGCCCGTCTCGACCCGGATCTGGGCGAGATCTCGCCGTCCCTGGTCCACGTCTCCTGCGGCGCCATCGACTACGGCTTCGTCGACCCCGAGCTGAAGCTCGCCGTCCTGACCGAGACGGACCTGACCGGCCAGCGCACCGCCATCAAGGACCTGGGCCGGATGCCGGCCCGCCGCCGCAAGAGCATCGACCCGCTGACGCTGGAGACGGGCGACTACATCGTCCACGAGCAGCACGGCGTGGGCCGCTACATCGAGATGGTGCAGCGCACGGTGCAGGGCGCCACCCGCGAGTACCTCCTCGTCGAGTACGCCCCCGCGAAGCGCGGCCAGCCCGGCGACCGGCTCTACATCCCGACCGACCAGCTGGAGCAGGTCACCAAGTACGTCGGCGGCGAGGCGCCCACCCTGCACCGGCTCGGCGGCGCCGACTGGACCAAGACGAAGGCCCGCGCCAAGAAGGCCGTCAAGGAGATCGCCGGCGACCTGATCAAGCTCTACGCGGCCCGGATGGCGGCCCCCGGCCACGTCTTCGGCCCGGACACCCCCTGGCAGCGCGAACTGGAGGACGCCTTCCCGCACGCGGAGACGCCCGACCAGCTCTCCACCATCGCCGAGGTCAAGGAGGACATGGAGAAGTCCGTGCCCATGGACCGGCTGATCTGCGGCGACGTCGGCTACGGCAAGACGGAGATCGCGGTGCGCGCGGCGTTCAAGGCGGTCCAGGACGGCAAGCAGGTCGCCGTCCTCGTCCCCACGACCCTCCTGGTCCAGCAGCACTTCGGCACGTTCACCGAGCGGTACTCCCAGTTCCCCGTCAACGTACGGGCGCTGAGCCGCTTCCAGTCCGAGTCCCAGTCCAAGTCGACGCTCGAAGGGCTGCGCGAGGGCTCCGTCGACCTGGTCATCGGCACCCACCGGCTCTTCTCCGCCGAGACGAAGTTCAAGGACCTGGGCCTGGTCATCGTCGACGAGGAACAGCGCTTCGGCGTCGAGCACAAGGAGCAGCTGAAGAAGCTCCGCGCCAACGTGGACGTCCTCACCATGTCCGCGACGCCCATCCCCCGTACGCTCGAAATGGCGGTCACCGGCATCCGCGAGATGTCGACGATCACCACCCCGCCCGAGGAGCGCCACCCCGTCCTCACCTTCGTCGGCCCGTACGAGGAGAAGCAGATCGGCGCCGCCATCCGCCGCGAACTGCTCCGCGAGGGCCAGGCGTTCTACATCCACAACCGCGTCGAGTCGATCGACCGGGCCGCCGCCCGGCTGCGCGAGATCGTCCCGGAGGCGCGGATCGCCACGGCCCACGGCCAGATGTCCGAACAGGCCCTGGAACAGGTGGTGGTGGACTTCTGGGAGAAGAAGTTCGACGTACTGGTCTCCACCACGATCGTCGAGTCCGGCATCGACATCTCCAACGCCAACACCCTGATCGTGGAGCGCGGCGACAACTTCGGCCTCTCCCAGCTCCACCAGCTGCGCGGCCGCGTCGGCCGTGGCCGCGACCGGGGCTACGCCTACTTCCTCTACCCGCCGGAGAAGCCGCTCACCGAGACGGCCCACGAGCGCCTGGCCACGATCGCCCAGCACACCGAGATGGGCGCGGGCATGTACGTGGCCATGAAGGACCTGGAGATCCGGGGCGCCGGAAACCTGCTGGGCGGCGAGCAGTCCGGCCACATCGCGGGCGTCGGCTTCGACCTGTACATCCGCATGGTCGGCGAAGCGGTCGCCGGCTACCGGACCGCGCTGGAGGGCGGCGCGGAGGAGGAGGAAGCGCCGCTGGAGGTCAAGATCGAGCTCCCGGTCGACGCGCACATCCCGCACGACTACGCCCCCGGCGAGCGGCTCCGCCTCCAGGCCTACCGCTCGATCGCCTCCGCCACCTCGGAGGACGACATCAGGGCGGTCCGCGAGGAGCTGACCGACCGCTACGGCAAGCTCCCGGAGCCGGTCGAGAACCTCCTCCTGGTGGCCGGACTGCGCATGCTGGCCCGCGCCTGCGGCGTCAGCGACATCGTGCTCCAGGGGCAGAACATCCGCTTCGCCCCGGTGGAGCTGCGCGAATCGCAGGAGCTGCGCCTCAAGCGCCTCCACCCCAAGACGATCATCAAGCCGGCCCTCCACCAGATCCTGGTCCCGCGCCCGACGGCGGGCCGGATCGGCGGCAAGCCGGTGGTGGGCCGCGAACTCCTGGCGTGGACGGGGGAGTTCCTGACGACGATCCTCGGGTCGTAA
- a CDS encoding ABC transporter permease — protein MTVWKTSMRNFFAHKGRMALSAVAVLLSVAFVCGTLVFTDTMNTTFDKLFAATSADVTVSPKTAKIDDTPENGRPESLPASVVAQVEKADGVKKAEGAVSSSAVTVVDSHNKNMGSDTGAPTLAGNWTRNDLRSMEITSGHAPRGPTEVMVDADTADKHHLKIGDELRTIAVTGDVRAKISGIATFKVTNPGAAIVYLDTATAQQKLLGSPDVFTQISVTAEPGVSDTQLKKNVATALDGSAAYKLQTQKEAADANKDSMGSFLDVMKYAMLGFAGIAFLVGIFLIVNTFSMLVAQRTREIGLMRAIGSSRKQVNRSVLLEAVLLGIVGSLLGVAAGVGLAVGLMKAMGAVGMELSTQDLTIAWTTPVTGLALGIIVTVFAAYIPARRAGKVSPMAALRDSGTPADAKSGWIRAGIGLVLTGAGAAALWATTQADKSSDGSAFLGLGVVLTLIGFIVIGPLLAGVVVRGLSVVVLRFFGPVGRLAERNALRNPRRTGATGAALMIGLALVACLSVVGSSMVASATDELDKSVGADFIVQAPDGRLIVPQAAKALATAPGIEHVTNYKVLGAKLTNPDGSTADEDVTAADPTYPQDLRRETVAGDLPAAYGKNAMSVGDDYATAHGIKVGDTITVGFKAGTPAKLKVAAITSDDTSVDQGAMYLNTSTAEQYVPAEKMPANVIMFAKAQDGKEKEAYAALKSSLAEYPQYKVQNQADFKQDLKDQIGQLLNIVYGLLALAIIVAVLGVVNTLALSVVERTREIGLMRAIGLSRRQLRRMIRLESVVIALFGALLGLGLGMGWGTSAQKLLALEGLGVLEIPWPTIITVFVASAFVGLFAALVPAFRAGRMNVLNAIATDG, from the coding sequence ATGACCGTCTGGAAGACCTCGATGCGCAACTTCTTCGCGCACAAGGGCCGGATGGCGCTCTCCGCCGTCGCCGTCCTGCTGTCGGTCGCGTTCGTGTGCGGCACGCTCGTCTTCACCGACACGATGAACACCACGTTCGACAAGCTCTTCGCCGCGACCTCCGCCGACGTCACCGTCAGCCCGAAGACGGCCAAGATCGACGACACCCCCGAGAACGGCAGGCCCGAGTCGCTGCCCGCCTCCGTCGTCGCACAGGTCGAGAAGGCCGACGGGGTGAAGAAGGCCGAGGGCGCCGTCTCCAGCTCGGCGGTCACCGTCGTCGACAGCCACAACAAGAACATGGGCTCCGACACCGGCGCCCCCACGCTCGCCGGCAACTGGACGCGGAACGACCTGCGTTCCATGGAGATCACCTCCGGCCACGCCCCGCGCGGCCCGACCGAGGTCATGGTCGACGCCGACACCGCGGACAAGCACCACCTGAAGATCGGTGACGAACTGCGCACCATCGCCGTCACCGGCGACGTCCGCGCGAAGATCAGCGGCATCGCCACCTTCAAGGTCACCAACCCGGGCGCGGCCATCGTCTACCTCGACACCGCCACCGCCCAGCAGAAGCTCCTCGGCAGCCCCGACGTCTTCACCCAGATCTCCGTCACCGCCGAACCCGGCGTCAGCGACACCCAGTTGAAGAAGAACGTCGCCACCGCCCTGGACGGCTCCGCCGCGTACAAGCTCCAGACCCAGAAGGAGGCCGCGGACGCCAACAAGGACTCCATGGGCTCCTTCCTCGACGTCATGAAGTACGCGATGCTCGGCTTCGCCGGGATCGCCTTCCTCGTCGGCATCTTCCTGATCGTCAACACCTTCTCGATGCTGGTCGCCCAGCGCACCCGCGAGATCGGCCTGATGCGGGCCATCGGCTCCAGCCGCAAGCAGGTCAACCGGTCCGTGCTCCTGGAAGCGGTGCTCCTCGGCATCGTCGGATCGCTCCTCGGCGTCGCCGCCGGGGTCGGCCTCGCCGTCGGCCTGATGAAGGCCATGGGCGCGGTCGGCATGGAGCTGTCCACCCAGGACCTCACCATCGCCTGGACGACCCCGGTGACCGGGCTCGCGCTCGGCATCATCGTGACCGTGTTCGCCGCGTACATCCCGGCCCGCCGGGCCGGCAAGGTCTCCCCGATGGCCGCCCTGCGCGACTCCGGCACCCCGGCGGACGCCAAGTCCGGCTGGATCAGGGCCGGTATCGGCCTGGTCCTCACCGGCGCGGGTGCGGCGGCCCTCTGGGCGACCACCCAGGCGGACAAGTCGAGCGACGGCTCGGCCTTCCTCGGCCTGGGCGTGGTCCTCACCCTCATCGGCTTCATCGTGATCGGCCCGCTGCTCGCCGGCGTCGTCGTACGGGGGCTCAGCGTCGTCGTCCTCCGGTTCTTCGGGCCGGTCGGCCGGCTGGCGGAGCGCAACGCGCTGCGCAACCCGCGGCGCACCGGAGCCACCGGGGCGGCCCTGATGATCGGCCTCGCACTGGTGGCCTGCCTCTCGGTGGTGGGCTCCTCCATGGTCGCCTCGGCCACCGACGAGCTGGACAAGTCGGTGGGCGCGGACTTCATCGTGCAGGCGCCGGACGGCCGGCTGATCGTGCCGCAGGCCGCGAAGGCGCTGGCGACCGCACCCGGCATCGAGCACGTCACCAACTACAAAGTCCTCGGTGCGAAGCTCACCAACCCCGACGGTTCGACGGCGGACGAGGACGTCACCGCCGCCGACCCGACGTACCCGCAGGACCTGCGGCGCGAGACCGTCGCCGGCGACCTGCCCGCGGCCTACGGCAAGAACGCGATGTCGGTCGGCGACGACTACGCCACCGCGCACGGCATCAAGGTCGGTGACACGATCACCGTCGGGTTCAAGGCGGGCACCCCGGCGAAGCTGAAGGTCGCCGCGATCACCTCGGACGACACGAGCGTGGACCAGGGCGCGATGTACCTGAACACCTCGACCGCCGAGCAGTACGTCCCCGCCGAGAAGATGCCGGCGAACGTGATCATGTTCGCCAAGGCGCAGGACGGCAAGGAGAAGGAGGCCTACGCCGCCCTCAAGAGCTCGCTCGCCGAGTACCCGCAGTACAAGGTGCAGAACCAGGCCGACTTCAAGCAGGACCTGAAGGACCAGATCGGCCAGCTCCTGAACATCGTGTACGGACTGCTCGCCCTGGCGATCATCGTCGCGGTCCTCGGGGTCGTGAACACCCTGGCCCTCTCGGTCGTCGAGCGGACCCGCGAGATCGGCCTGATGCGCGCCATCGGCCTCTCCCGCCGCCAGCTGCGCCGCATGATCAGGCTGGAGTCCGTGGTCATCGCCCTGTTCGGCGCCCTGCTCGGACTCGGCCTCGGGATGGGCTGGGGCACCTCGGCCCAGAAGCTGCTGGCCCTGGAGGGCCTCGGGGTCCTGGAGATCCCGTGGCCGACCATCATCACGGTCTTCGTCGCCTCGGCCTTCGTCGGACTGTTCGCCGCCCTGGTCCCCGCGTTCCGGGCCGGCCGGATGAACGTCCTGAACGCCATCGCCACCGACGGGTGA